A stretch of the Acidilobus sp. 7A genome encodes the following:
- a CDS encoding bifunctional alpha,alpha-trehalose-phosphate synthase (UDP-forming)/trehalose-phosphatase, whose amino-acid sequence MASDIRYLLGTSRLLLVSNRLPFTVRVDSKGQVALSPSTGGLATGMRSLLEEGVATWAGWPGLSEEAAGDLKGSITKALQQRNVIPVWLTSKEIEGYYEGFCNSTIWPLFHYFIERASFDKDYWTWYREVNEKFADVVARSYRRGDIVWVHDYHLMLLPSMLRERLGDDVPMGFFLHIPFPSFEVFRQLPWREEVLRGLLGADLIGFHTYDYMNYFLESVRRILGIEHYLGELKYGERSIKVDVFPMGVDFNRLRAASMSEAVTKKFNELTQRLGSVKVIFSIDRLDYTKGLPERLRAFKRFLEKYPEYRGKVSYIFVVSPSRERVEEYARLKREINELVSEINGQFSTLEWTPVIYMRRFVPDDELLALYRLADVALITPLRDGMNLVAKEYVAANVNRNGVLIVSEGAGAASELVEAIVVNPNDYEGVADAIKRALEMSDYERTNRMASLEGRVSSYDVSAWSYDFLASLLNFKKVQAAEMEEAITRRLTGVQLSMVISSFIASRGRILFLDYDGTLVPMAPFFWMARPDDELLSLLSALASKPNTKVVVVTSRSRTSIESMLGGVKNIDMAAENGGWIYMDGRWVQGVSNVDTSWKQEVIKVLTAFTKRTPGSYVEEKDFSVTWHYRNVPGELGSARANELMDLLSRFIAVHPNLAVVKAPMAIEVRLAGLSKSRAAMNWLSRGNYDFIFAAGDSGDDEDLFASLPQGSVTVKVGYGPSKAKYYVPSPNELRQVLEKLAEA is encoded by the coding sequence ATGGCCTCAGACATACGCTACCTGCTGGGCACGTCAAGGCTGTTGCTAGTCTCCAATAGGCTGCCCTTCACTGTCAGGGTGGACTCCAAGGGGCAGGTAGCCCTAAGCCCCAGCACCGGCGGCCTGGCCACTGGGATGAGGTCGCTCCTGGAGGAGGGGGTAGCTACATGGGCCGGGTGGCCAGGCCTTAGCGAGGAGGCCGCGGGCGATCTGAAGGGCTCAATAACCAAGGCGCTACAGCAAAGAAACGTAATACCCGTGTGGCTGACATCTAAAGAGATCGAGGGCTACTATGAGGGCTTCTGCAACAGCACCATATGGCCACTCTTTCATTACTTCATAGAAAGGGCCTCATTTGACAAGGATTACTGGACCTGGTACAGGGAGGTCAATGAGAAGTTCGCAGACGTGGTGGCCCGCTCCTACAGGAGAGGCGACATAGTATGGGTGCACGACTACCACCTCATGCTGCTCCCCTCAATGCTGAGGGAGAGACTCGGGGACGACGTTCCTATGGGCTTCTTCCTTCACATACCCTTCCCCTCATTCGAGGTCTTCCGTCAGCTGCCGTGGAGGGAGGAAGTGCTGCGGGGCCTCCTGGGCGCTGACCTGATAGGGTTCCACACCTACGACTACATGAACTACTTCCTCGAAAGCGTCAGGAGGATACTTGGGATTGAGCACTACCTGGGTGAGCTAAAGTACGGCGAGAGGAGCATCAAGGTGGACGTCTTTCCAATGGGGGTTGACTTCAACAGGCTCAGGGCGGCCTCCATGAGCGAGGCCGTGACGAAGAAGTTCAACGAGCTGACGCAGAGGCTCGGAAGCGTCAAGGTGATATTCTCCATAGATAGACTTGACTACACCAAGGGCCTGCCGGAGAGGCTGAGGGCCTTCAAGAGGTTCCTCGAGAAGTACCCAGAGTACAGGGGCAAGGTTTCCTACATCTTCGTCGTCTCACCGTCTCGCGAGCGCGTCGAGGAGTACGCCAGGCTCAAGAGGGAGATAAACGAGCTCGTCAGTGAAATAAACGGGCAGTTCTCGACGCTCGAGTGGACTCCAGTAATATATATGCGCAGGTTCGTCCCCGACGACGAGCTGTTGGCCCTCTACAGGCTGGCCGACGTGGCCCTGATAACGCCCCTCAGGGACGGCATGAATCTGGTCGCAAAGGAGTACGTGGCTGCTAACGTGAACCGCAACGGAGTTCTAATAGTAAGCGAGGGGGCCGGCGCCGCAAGCGAGCTCGTGGAGGCTATAGTTGTCAACCCCAACGACTATGAAGGTGTTGCAGATGCCATAAAGAGGGCCCTTGAGATGAGCGACTACGAGCGCACCAACAGGATGGCGTCGCTCGAGGGCAGGGTCTCGAGCTATGACGTTAGCGCGTGGTCCTACGACTTCCTCGCGTCACTGCTTAACTTCAAGAAGGTCCAGGCCGCTGAGATGGAGGAGGCCATCACAAGGAGGCTCACGGGGGTCCAGCTCTCCATGGTCATAAGCTCCTTCATCGCGTCAAGGGGCAGGATACTGTTCCTAGACTATGACGGTACCCTTGTGCCGATGGCACCTTTCTTCTGGATGGCGAGGCCTGACGACGAGCTGCTCTCACTGCTCTCGGCGCTTGCGAGCAAGCCCAACACTAAGGTGGTGGTTGTAACCAGCAGGTCAAGGACCTCCATAGAGTCCATGCTTGGGGGCGTTAAAAACATTGACATGGCGGCAGAGAACGGCGGCTGGATCTACATGGACGGCAGGTGGGTTCAGGGCGTCTCAAACGTCGACACGAGCTGGAAGCAGGAGGTCATTAAGGTGCTGACGGCGTTTACCAAGAGGACGCCGGGCTCCTATGTTGAGGAGAAGGACTTCTCGGTGACGTGGCACTACCGCAACGTGCCTGGGGAGCTTGGAAGCGCGAGGGCCAACGAGCTGATGGACCTCCTGTCTAGGTTTATAGCGGTGCACCCTAACCTGGCCGTCGTGAAGGCGCCTATGGCAATAGAGGTGAGGCTC